From the Candidatus Binatus sp. genome, one window contains:
- the prmC gene encoding peptide chain release factor N(5)-glutamine methyltransferase: protein MSEMLARRALDGIDKAARRLAACGIESARLDAELLMAAAAGVTRAAVITGSIDPSPATLKNFETMIARREKREPIAYILGRKEFYSLDFKLSPAVLIPRPESEIVVAAALEFIAGAPDARVLDIGTGSGAIAIAIAVNAARARVTAVDISADAIVHASRNAQHHRVEDRVTFRRADCFEILDGGPALGFFELIVSNPPYLDDAEIAALEPEVRAFEPRLAISAGAGGLDIFRAIAAGAPPHLAADGELIVEVAAGQAAAVASLVEEAGLRVVSVINDLTGHPRVVRAQRSRA from the coding sequence TGAGTGAAATGCTCGCGCGGCGCGCGTTGGACGGGATAGACAAGGCCGCGCGCCGGCTCGCCGCCTGCGGCATCGAATCGGCGCGGCTCGACGCGGAGCTTCTGATGGCTGCGGCGGCAGGGGTCACGCGCGCCGCGGTTATCACCGGTTCGATCGATCCATCCCCGGCGACGCTGAAAAACTTCGAGACGATGATCGCTCGGCGCGAAAAGCGCGAGCCGATCGCGTATATCCTGGGGCGCAAGGAATTCTACTCGCTCGATTTTAAGCTCAGTCCTGCCGTCCTGATTCCGCGGCCGGAGAGCGAGATCGTCGTTGCGGCGGCGCTTGAGTTTATCGCCGGGGCGCCGGACGCGCGCGTACTCGACATCGGCACCGGCTCCGGCGCAATTGCGATCGCAATTGCGGTTAACGCTGCGCGCGCACGCGTGACGGCGGTGGATATTTCCGCCGACGCGATTGTGCATGCGTCGCGCAACGCCCAGCATCATAGGGTCGAGGATCGGGTGACATTCCGGCGCGCCGACTGCTTCGAAATTCTGGACGGAGGACCGGCGCTGGGATTTTTCGAGCTGATAGTCTCCAATCCGCCTTACCTGGATGACGCGGAGATCGCCGCTCTGGAGCCCGAGGTGCGCGCCTTCGAGCCGCGCCTTGCGATAAGCGCGGGAGCGGGAGGGCTCGACATCTTTCGCGCAATTGCAGCGGGCGCGCCGCCGCATCTTGCCGCCGATGGCGAGCTGATCGTGGAAGTGGCGGCGGGGCAGGCAGCGGCAGTCGCGAGCCTTGTCGAGGAAGCGGGCTTGCGGGTCGTCTCTGTGATAAACGATCTCACGGGGCATCCGCGCGTCGTGCGCGCGCAAAGAAGCCGGGCGTAG